A single Macaca mulatta isolate MMU2019108-1 chromosome 11, T2T-MMU8v2.0, whole genome shotgun sequence DNA region contains:
- the KRT2 gene encoding keratin, type II cytoskeletal 2 epidermal, protein MSCQISCKSRGRGGGGGGFRGFSSGSAVVSGGSRRSTSSFSCLSRHGGGGRGFGGGGFGSRSLVGLGGTKSISISVAGGGGGFGAGGGFGGRGGGFGGGSGFGGGSGFGGGSGFGGGGFGGGGFGGGRFGGFGGPGGVGGFGGPGGFGPGGYPGGGIHEVSINQSLLQPLNVKVDPEIQNVKAQEREQIKTLNNKFASFIDKVRFLEQQNQVLQTKWELLQQMNVGTRTINLEPIFQGYIDNLKRYLDGLTAERTSQNSELNNMQDLVEDYKKKYEDEINKRTAAENDFVTLKKDVDNAYMIKVELQSKVDLLNQDLEFLKVLYDAEISQMHQSVTDTNVILSMDNSRHLDLDSIIAEVKAQYEEIAQRSKDEAEALYHSKYEELQVTAGRHGDSLKEIKIEISELNRVIQRLQGEIAHVKKQCKNVQDAIADAEQRGEHALKDARNKLNDLEEALQQAKEDLARLLRDYQELMNVKLALDVEIATYRKLLEGEECRMSGDLSSNVTVSVTSSTISSNVASKAGFGGSGGRGSSSGGGYSSGSGSYGSGGRGSGSRSGGGGGSVSGGGYGSGGGSGGRYGSGGGSGSGGGYGSGGGKHSSGGGSRGGSSSGGGYSSGGGGSSSVKSSSGEAFGSSVTFSFR, encoded by the exons ATGAGTTGTCAGATCTCTTGCAAATCtcgaggaagaggaggaggtggaggaggattCCGGGGCTTCAGCAGCGGCTCAGCTGTGGTGTCTGGTGGAAGCCGGAGATCAACTTCCAGCTTCTCCTGCTTGAGCCGCCATGGTGGTGGTGGCCGGGGCTTCGGTGGAGGCGGCTTTGGCAGTCGGAGTCTTGTTGGCCTTGGAGGGACCAAGAGCATCTCCATTAGTGTGGCTGGAGGAGGCGGTGGCTTTGGCGCCGGTGGTGGATTTGGTGGCAGAGGAGGTGGTTTTGGAGGCGGCAGCGGCTTTGGAGGCGGCAGCGGCTTTGGAGGCGGCAGTGGCTTCGGAGGTGGTGGTTTTGGTGGAGGCGGCTTTGGTGGAGGCCGCTTTGGAGGTTTTGGGGGCCCTGGTGGTGTTGGAGGTTTTGGGGGTCCTGGTGGCTTCGGGCCTGGAGGATACCCTGGTGGTGGCATCCACGAAGTCTCTATCAACCAgagcctcctgcagcctctcaACGTGAAAGTTGACCCAGAGATCCAGAATGTGAAGGCCCAGGAGAGGGAGCAGATCAAAACTCTCAACAACAAATTTGCCTCCTTCATTGACAAG GTGCGGTTCTTGGAGCAGCAGAACCAGGTGTTACAGACCAAATGGGAGCTTCTACAACAAATGAATGTTGGCACCCGCACCATCAACCTGGAGCCCATCTTCCAGGGGTATATCGACAACCTCAAGAGATATCTGGATGGGCTCACTGCAGAAAGAACATCACAGAATTCAGAGCTGAACAACATGCAGGATCTTGTGGAGGATTATAAGAAGAA GTATGAGGATGAAATCAATAAGCGCACAGCTGCTGAGAATGATTTTGTGACACTTAAGAAG GACGTGGACAATGCCTACATGATAAAGGTGGAGCTGCAGTCCAAGGTGGACCTGCTGAACCAGGATCTTGAGTTCCTGAAAGTTCTCTATGATGCG GAGATATCCCAGATGCATCAGAGTGTCACTGACACCAACGTCATCCTCTCCATGGACAACAGCCGCCACCTGGACCTGGATAGCATCATTGCTGAGGTCAAGGCCCAGTATGAGGAGATCGCCCAGAGGAGCAAGGATGAAGCAGAGGCCCTGTACCACAGCAAG TATGAGGAGCTCCAGGTGACTGCCGGGAGACATGGAGACAGCCTGAAAGAGATCAAGATAGAGATCAGCGAGCTGAACCGCGTGATCCAGAGGCTGCAGGGGGAGATTGCACATGTGAAGAAGCAG TGTAAGAATGTGCAAGATGCCATCGCAGATGCCGAGCAGCGTGGTGAGCATGCCCTCAAGGATGCCAGGAACAAGCTGAATGACCTGGAGGAGGCCCTGCAGCAGGCCAAGGAGGACCTGGCACGGCTGCTGCGTGACTACCAGGAGCTGATGAATGTGAAGCTGGCCCTGGATGTGGAGATTGCCACCTACCGCAAGCTGCTAGAGGGCGAGGAGTGCAG GATGTCTGGAGACCTCAGCAGCAATGTGACTGTGT CTGTGACAAGCAGCACCATTTCATCAAATGTGGCATCCAAGGCTGGCTTTGGAGGTTCTGGAGGTAGAGGGTCCAGTTCCGGAGGAGGATATAGCTCTGGAAGTGGCAGTTATGGCTCTGGAGGCCGAGGGTCTGGCTCCAGAAGCGGTGGAGGAGGAGGCTCTGTCTCTGGAGGAGGATACGGCTCTGGCGGTGGTTCTGGAGGAAGATACGGATCTGGAGGCGGCTCTGGCTCTGGAGGAGGATATGGCTCTGGAGGTGGAAAACACAGCTCTGGAGGTGGCTCTAGAGGAGGCTCCAGCTCTGGAGGAGGATATAGCTCTGGAGGGGGAGGTTCCAGTTCTGTAAAGAGTAGCT